In Solidesulfovibrio sp., one DNA window encodes the following:
- a CDS encoding MSMEG_0572/Sll0783 family nitrogen starvation response protein, whose protein sequence is MTMVSIPAPTTGDEIVNHGPKIYEDIKANPGEKALICMHTVPFEGSVGLINMLTATRLVRKGYDLTFLLYGPGVLMASAARGFPKVGDEGFAGNMAYNKQLTTIMNEGGKVVACRFAMAALYGLRETDLLPGVQGIHPLDILDCILTHQRAGALILSTWTV, encoded by the coding sequence ATGACCATGGTTTCCATCCCCGCCCCGACCACCGGTGACGAAATCGTCAACCACGGCCCCAAAATCTATGAGGATATCAAGGCCAACCCGGGAGAAAAAGCGCTCATCTGCATGCACACGGTGCCTTTCGAGGGTTCCGTCGGCCTCATCAACATGCTCACCGCCACCCGGCTGGTGCGCAAGGGCTACGACCTGACCTTCCTGCTCTACGGCCCGGGCGTGCTCATGGCCTCGGCCGCGCGCGGCTTCCCCAAGGTCGGCGACGAAGGCTTCGCCGGCAATATGGCCTACAACAAACAGCTCACCACCATCATGAACGAAGGCGGCAAGGTCGTGGCCTGCCGTTTCGCCATGGCCGCCCTATACGGCCTGCGCGAGACCGACCTCCTGCCCGGCGTCCAGGGCATCCATCCCCTGGACATCCTGGACTGCATCCTCACCCACCAGCGCGCGGGCGCACTGATCCTGTCCACCTGGACCGTCTAA
- a CDS encoding amidohydrolase family protein, with protein MERMLPGEKVRRKVFDVHNHIGFMEGFKYYGLPEPVNPTVYCDNDRAAKIEIMDQLGVDRAVVMSNYGIPDPSQPFGLNAVVLDACAHPDKRILGGVWFSPSLKMREANDAAMKLAGEPGIKVLKATCLLGGTWNPEEWDEDTKKMWEGIIDVCERHDHVFHLHTSPGGGSDVSNCIKFVKAYGKRVKVHVVHCGGGVSGHIKFIPEFIKFVKEGYKVYTDTSWAVGFCNRYLFDEIEKNGVGDDRVMFSSDEPWSDFWSEYYKFEGLGISEELKNKLFWENAEKLYGV; from the coding sequence ATGGAACGCATGTTGCCTGGAGAGAAAGTCCGACGCAAAGTCTTCGATGTGCACAACCACATCGGCTTCATGGAAGGTTTCAAGTATTACGGCCTGCCCGAGCCGGTCAACCCCACAGTCTACTGCGACAACGACCGTGCGGCCAAGATTGAGATCATGGACCAACTGGGCGTGGACCGGGCCGTTGTCATGTCCAACTATGGCATCCCCGATCCCTCCCAGCCGTTTGGCCTCAATGCCGTCGTCCTGGACGCCTGCGCCCATCCGGACAAGCGGATTCTCGGCGGCGTCTGGTTCTCGCCGTCGCTCAAGATGCGGGAAGCCAACGATGCGGCCATGAAGCTGGCCGGGGAACCGGGCATCAAGGTGCTCAAGGCGACCTGCCTGCTCGGTGGCACCTGGAACCCCGAGGAGTGGGACGAAGACACCAAGAAGATGTGGGAAGGCATCATCGACGTGTGCGAACGCCATGACCACGTCTTCCACCTGCACACCAGCCCCGGTGGTGGTTCCGACGTCAGCAACTGCATCAAGTTCGTCAAGGCCTACGGCAAGCGCGTCAAGGTGCATGTCGTCCACTGCGGTGGCGGCGTGTCCGGCCATATCAAGTTCATTCCGGAATTCATCAAATTCGTGAAGGAAGGCTACAAGGTCTACACCGACACCTCCTGGGCCGTCGGCTTCTGCAATCGCTATCTTTTCGATGAGATCGAGAAGAACGGCGTTGGCGACGACCGCGTCATGTTCAGCTCCGACGAGCCCTGGAGCGACTTCTGGAGCGAATACTATAAGTTCGAGGGGCTTGGCATCTCCGAGGAGCTCAAAAACAAGCTCTTCTGGGAAAACGCCGAAAAGCTCTACGGCGTTTAG
- a CDS encoding MSMEG_0568 family radical SAM protein, with translation MTMTLADYVALQSFGARIIDNEAVRRGGAGPADAGSYVIDGHPVMIPALSPSARTSEYAFAQDGDRLRLERGGRPLCQATAVPRPRFYDGVTADGVPYDKIARLHGQDCLASTVVQECVRFNSRRTRCRFCAIGASLDRAATIHTKTPEQLAEVALAARDRDGVRHVTLTAGTTACPDDGALYLGRCAAAIVAATGLPVEIQFEPLRDQGLYARLRDMGVTDVGIHVESFDPAVRRRMTPGKAEVDLETYFEAFAAAVAVFGRNKVSTYVILGLGEDVAATLDGCRRAATLGVYPVVVPLRPLLDSCLAEAKPVDPDYLGDMYRAVGRMLTDQGLSAERSTAGCVRCRACSLLQFTESTPGRQPAATPVPAAVADAEAVTVRVAETAAEIEEYLRLRHDVFVSEQGIFPVSDRDAHDDDAIPIIALVAGQLAGVVRCYHHRGGVWYGGRLAVRPEFRSGVNIGALLVRKAVALMRATPDVRRFLATVQFQNVRFFQRIGWVRLGKPFLMQGKKHQIMERKLDGDPA, from the coding sequence ATGACCATGACCCTAGCGGACTACGTCGCCCTGCAAAGTTTCGGGGCTCGAATCATCGACAACGAGGCCGTCCGGCGGGGCGGGGCCGGTCCGGCGGATGCCGGGTCCTACGTCATCGACGGCCACCCCGTGATGATCCCGGCGCTGAGCCCCTCGGCGCGCACTTCGGAGTACGCCTTTGCTCAGGACGGCGACCGGCTGCGCCTGGAACGCGGCGGACGCCCGCTGTGCCAGGCCACGGCCGTGCCGCGGCCCCGCTTTTACGATGGAGTGACGGCAGACGGCGTCCCCTACGACAAGATCGCCCGGCTCCACGGCCAGGACTGCCTGGCTTCAACCGTCGTCCAGGAGTGTGTGCGCTTTAACAGCCGCCGCACGCGCTGCCGCTTCTGCGCCATCGGCGCGTCACTTGACCGCGCGGCCACCATCCACACCAAAACCCCGGAGCAATTGGCCGAAGTGGCCTTGGCGGCCCGGGATCGCGACGGCGTGCGCCACGTGACCCTGACCGCCGGCACCACGGCCTGTCCCGACGACGGGGCGCTCTATCTCGGCCGCTGCGCCGCCGCCATCGTAGCCGCCACCGGGCTGCCCGTTGAAATCCAGTTCGAGCCGCTACGCGACCAGGGCCTGTACGCTCGGCTGCGGGATATGGGCGTCACCGACGTTGGCATCCATGTGGAAAGTTTCGATCCGGCCGTGCGCCGCCGCATGACCCCGGGGAAGGCCGAAGTGGACCTGGAAACCTATTTCGAGGCCTTTGCCGCTGCCGTGGCCGTTTTCGGCCGCAATAAGGTCAGCACCTACGTGATCCTGGGTCTGGGTGAGGACGTGGCGGCCACCCTGGACGGCTGCCGGCGGGCTGCCACCCTCGGCGTCTATCCCGTGGTGGTGCCGCTGCGTCCCTTGCTCGATTCCTGCCTGGCCGAGGCCAAGCCGGTCGATCCGGACTATCTCGGCGACATGTACCGGGCCGTGGGAAGGATGCTGACGGACCAGGGACTTTCCGCCGAGCGCAGCACGGCCGGCTGCGTGCGCTGCCGAGCCTGCTCCCTGCTCCAATTCACCGAGAGCACGCCTGGCCGACAACCGGCAGCCACACCTGTCCCGGCGGCAGTGGCCGACGCCGAAGCCGTGACCGTGCGGGTGGCCGAGACGGCAGCGGAAATCGAGGAGTACCTGCGCCTGCGCCATGACGTCTTCGTGTCGGAACAAGGCATCTTTCCGGTCAGCGACCGCGACGCCCACGACGACGACGCCATCCCCATCATCGCCCTGGTGGCCGGGCAACTTGCCGGCGTGGTGCGTTGCTACCATCATCGGGGCGGGGTGTGGTACGGAGGCCGGCTGGCCGTGCGGCCCGAATTTCGCAGCGGCGTCAATATTGGGGCGCTGCTCGTGCGCAAGGCCGTGGCGCTCATGCGGGCAACACCTGACGTGCGGCGTTTCCTGGCCACGGTCCAATTTCAGAATGTCCGCTTCTTCCAGCGCATCGGCTGGGTGCGCCTGGGAAAGCCGTTTCTGATGCAGGGTAAAAAGCATCAGATCATGGAAAGAAAACTTGACGGGGACCCCGCATGA
- a CDS encoding OsmC family protein, which yields MIVTAVPLNETALTLTSELHTAIADQSPGLGGEGLGPMPSELLLWSVAACFGQAIRYVAARRRQEVEALSLEVDGVKDAKAFCFGEIVIRVSAALPLQRLESIVLLAGKYCFVTNSLSTPVRVEVASALPADLPGR from the coding sequence ATGATCGTCACCGCCGTCCCATTAAACGAGACCGCCCTCACCTTGACCTCGGAGCTGCACACCGCCATCGCGGACCAGTCCCCGGGCTTGGGCGGCGAGGGCCTTGGCCCCATGCCCAGCGAACTGCTCCTGTGGTCCGTGGCGGCCTGTTTTGGCCAAGCCATCCGCTACGTGGCCGCCCGCAGACGCCAGGAGGTCGAGGCCTTGTCTCTTGAAGTGGACGGCGTCAAAGACGCCAAGGCCTTTTGCTTCGGTGAGATCGTTATTCGCGTGTCCGCCGCGTTGCCGCTGCAACGCTTGGAAAGCATTGTGCTTCTGGCTGGCAAATACTGTTTTGTGACCAACAGCCTATCCACGCCGGTTCGCGTTGAAGTTGCATCCGCACTGCCGGCTGACCTGCCCGGGCGTTGA
- the dsrA gene encoding dissimilatory-type sulfite reductase subunit alpha, with protein MSKHQTPLLDQLETGPWPSFVSDIKQEAAHRSANPEGLDYQIPADCADDLLGVLELSFKDKETHWKHGGIVGVFGYGGGVIGRYCDQPDQFPGVAHFHTVRVNQPAGKYYTTEYLRGVMDIWDLRGSGLTNMHGSTGDIVLLGTTTPQLEEVFYELSHKMRTDLGGSGGNLRTPADCLGSSRCEFACYDTQDLCHSLTTDYQDELHRPAFPYKFKFKFDGCPNGCVCSIARSDFSVIGTWKDDIRIDQDRVKAYIAGEFKPGGGSHSSRDWGAFDIVKEVVDRCPTGCMRYDGAKLTIDNSNCTRCMHCINTMPAAVKIGKDTGATILLGAKAPILDGAQMSSLLVPFVKVEKPYDEIKEVIENIWDWWMEEGKNRERVGETMKRLSFQKLLEVTNIKAMPQHVVEPRSNPYIFFKEEEVPGGFAHDEAAYRQRHMR; from the coding sequence ATGTCCAAACACCAGACTCCCCTGCTCGATCAGCTCGAAACCGGGCCATGGCCCAGCTTCGTGTCTGACATCAAGCAGGAGGCCGCGCATCGTAGCGCCAACCCCGAGGGCCTGGACTACCAGATCCCGGCGGATTGCGCCGACGACCTGCTCGGCGTGCTGGAACTGTCCTTTAAGGATAAGGAAACTCACTGGAAGCACGGCGGCATCGTCGGTGTCTTCGGCTACGGCGGCGGCGTCATCGGCCGCTACTGCGACCAGCCCGACCAGTTCCCCGGCGTGGCCCATTTCCACACCGTCCGGGTCAATCAGCCGGCCGGCAAGTACTACACCACCGAGTATCTGCGCGGCGTCATGGATATCTGGGACCTGCGCGGTTCCGGCCTGACCAACATGCACGGCTCCACGGGCGACATCGTGCTGCTCGGCACCACCACGCCCCAGCTCGAAGAAGTCTTTTACGAGCTCTCCCACAAGATGCGCACCGACCTCGGCGGCTCCGGCGGCAACCTGCGCACCCCGGCCGACTGCCTGGGCTCCTCGCGTTGCGAATTCGCCTGCTACGACACCCAGGACCTCTGCCATAGCCTGACCACCGACTACCAGGACGAGCTGCACCGCCCGGCCTTTCCTTATAAATTCAAGTTCAAGTTCGACGGTTGCCCCAATGGCTGCGTCTGCTCCATCGCCCGCTCCGACTTCTCGGTCATCGGCACGTGGAAGGACGACATCCGCATCGACCAGGACCGCGTGAAAGCCTACATCGCCGGCGAATTCAAACCGGGCGGCGGCTCCCACTCCAGCCGCGATTGGGGCGCCTTCGACATCGTCAAGGAAGTCGTGGACCGCTGCCCCACCGGCTGCATGCGCTACGACGGCGCCAAGCTCACGATCGACAACAGCAACTGCACCCGCTGCATGCACTGCATCAACACCATGCCCGCCGCCGTCAAGATCGGCAAGGATACCGGCGCGACCATCCTGCTCGGGGCCAAGGCCCCGATCCTGGACGGCGCCCAGATGTCCTCGTTGCTCGTGCCCTTCGTCAAGGTGGAAAAGCCTTACGACGAGATCAAGGAAGTCATCGAGAACATCTGGGATTGGTGGATGGAAGAAGGCAAGAACCGCGAGCGCGTGGGCGAGACCATGAAGCGGCTGTCCTTCCAGAAGCTGCTCGAGGTCACCAACATCAAGGCCATGCCGCAGCACGTTGTCGAGCCGCGCTCCAACCCGTACATCTTCTTCAAGGAAGAGGAAGTGCCCGGCGGCTTTGCCCACGACGAGGCGGCCTATCGCCAGAGACACATGAGATAA
- the dsrB gene encoding dissimilatory-type sulfite reductase subunit beta codes for MAFISSGYNPDKPMENRITDIGPRHFEEFYPPVIKKNKGQWDYHEIIKPGVLKHVGLSGDVVYTVRAGGARLMSVTHIREICEIADKHCGGHLRFTTRNNVEFMVETEAALNGLIADLESRKFAGGSFKFPIGGTGACVSNIVHTQGYVHCHTPATDASGPVKAVMDEMFAYFQSMTLPAMVRISLACCLNMCGAVHCSDIGIVGIHRKPPIVEHDRLDNICEVPLAVSACPTGAIKPTKVELDGKKVNSVAVNASRCMYCGNCYTMCPAMPLASGEGDGIVLMVGGKVSNRISMPKFSKVVVAYIPNEPPRWPTLTKMVKHIVEVYAANAKKYERLGEWAERIGWEKFFELCDLEFTHHCIDDFRDPAYYTWRQSTQFKFTKHVEA; via the coding sequence ATGGCATTCATCTCTTCCGGCTACAATCCCGACAAGCCCATGGAAAACCGGATCACGGACATCGGCCCTCGCCACTTCGAGGAGTTCTATCCGCCGGTCATCAAGAAGAACAAAGGCCAGTGGGACTACCACGAGATCATCAAGCCGGGCGTACTCAAGCACGTGGGCCTGTCCGGCGACGTGGTCTACACCGTGCGGGCTGGCGGCGCGCGGCTCATGAGCGTCACGCACATCCGCGAGATCTGCGAGATCGCCGACAAGCACTGCGGCGGCCACCTGCGCTTCACCACGCGCAACAACGTGGAATTCATGGTCGAGACCGAGGCCGCCCTGAATGGCCTGATCGCCGATCTCGAATCCCGCAAGTTCGCCGGCGGCAGCTTCAAGTTCCCCATCGGCGGCACCGGCGCCTGCGTCTCCAACATCGTCCACACCCAGGGCTACGTGCACTGCCACACCCCGGCCACCGACGCCTCCGGCCCGGTCAAGGCCGTCATGGACGAGATGTTCGCGTACTTCCAGTCCATGACCCTGCCGGCCATGGTCCGCATCTCCCTGGCCTGCTGCCTCAACATGTGCGGCGCCGTCCACTGCTCCGACATCGGCATCGTCGGCATCCACCGCAAGCCGCCCATCGTCGAGCACGACCGCCTGGACAACATCTGCGAAGTGCCGCTGGCCGTCTCCGCCTGCCCCACCGGCGCCATCAAGCCGACCAAGGTCGAGCTCGACGGCAAGAAGGTCAACTCCGTCGCGGTCAACGCCTCGCGCTGCATGTACTGCGGCAACTGCTACACCATGTGCCCGGCCATGCCGCTCGCTTCCGGCGAGGGCGACGGCATCGTGCTCATGGTCGGCGGCAAGGTGTCCAACCGCATCTCCATGCCGAAGTTCTCCAAGGTCGTCGTGGCCTACATCCCCAACGAGCCGCCCCGCTGGCCGACCCTGACCAAGATGGTCAAGCACATCGTCGAGGTCTACGCCGCCAACGCCAAGAAGTACGAGCGCCTGGGCGAATGGGCCGAGCGCATCGGCTGGGAGAAGTTCTTCGAGCTGTGCGACCTGGAGTTCACCCACCACTGCATCGACGACTTCCGTGATCCGGCGTACTACACCTGGCGCCAGAGCACCCAGTTCAAGTTCACCAAGCACGTCGAGGCCTAA